One stretch of Dokdonia sp. Hel_I_53 DNA includes these proteins:
- the trpD gene encoding anthranilate phosphoribosyltransferase, which translates to MKEILNRLINHDRLTKSESREVLVNISEGKYNSNQISAFLTVYMMRSITVEELEGFRDALLGLCRAVDFSDYNAIDLCGTGGDGKNTFNISTLSSFVTAGAGVNVTKHGNYGVSSVSGSSNVMEHLGIKFSNDKNFLKRSMDEVGMCVLHAPLFHPAMKNVAPIRRELGVKTFFNMLGPMVNPAFPRNQLVGVFDLELARMYGYLYQKGGKNFTILHALDGYDEISLTGATKAITNHTELMLTPSDFGVEAHQQSDIYGGESVESSAKIFMKVISGKGTDAQNNVVCANAGMAIATVEGLTPKQGFEKAKETLLSGKAATKLRQLQKLSA; encoded by the coding sequence ATGAAAGAAATACTAAATAGACTCATTAATCACGACCGACTTACTAAGTCAGAAAGTCGGGAGGTATTAGTTAATATTTCTGAAGGAAAATATAACTCAAATCAGATTTCTGCTTTTTTGACAGTTTATATGATGCGTAGTATAACCGTTGAAGAGCTTGAAGGTTTTAGAGACGCACTATTAGGTCTATGTCGTGCCGTTGACTTTTCAGACTATAATGCCATTGACCTCTGTGGGACAGGAGGCGATGGAAAAAACACCTTCAACATCTCTACACTTTCAAGTTTTGTAACCGCAGGTGCAGGGGTAAATGTAACAAAGCATGGTAATTACGGGGTAAGTTCTGTGTCTGGAAGTAGTAATGTGATGGAACATCTGGGTATTAAATTCAGCAATGATAAAAACTTTCTCAAACGTTCAATGGACGAAGTAGGAATGTGTGTATTGCATGCGCCCCTCTTCCACCCTGCTATGAAAAATGTAGCACCCATACGCCGTGAACTAGGAGTAAAGACCTTCTTTAACATGTTAGGACCCATGGTTAATCCTGCATTTCCTAGAAATCAGCTAGTAGGAGTTTTTGATTTGGAGCTTGCTAGAATGTATGGCTATTTATATCAAAAAGGAGGCAAAAACTTTACGATACTTCATGCCTTAGACGGTTATGATGAAATCTCGTTAACAGGTGCTACAAAAGCAATTACAAACCATACAGAGTTAATGCTTACACCAAGTGACTTTGGGGTAGAAGCACACCAGCAAAGCGACATTTATGGAGGAGAAAGTGTAGAATCATCTGCAAAAATTTTTATGAAAGTTATTTCTGGAAAAGGAACAGATGCACAAAATAATGTAGTTTGCGCTAATGCGGGAATGGCAATCGCAACGGTAGAAGGCTTGACTCCAAAACAGGGGTTCGAAAAAGCTAAAGAAACCTTACTTTCTGGAAAAGCTGCTACTAAATTGAGGCAATTACAAAAATTGAGTGCTTAA
- the trpC gene encoding indole-3-glycerol phosphate synthase TrpC, whose translation MDILERITIDKIREVALRKSMISISQLEASSLFERETVSLATAIKNGSGIIAEHKRRSPSKSVINNSLSVQDVALGYEDAGASGMSVLTDGKYFGGSLDDLVLARAATKFPLLRKEFIVNEYQILEAKAYGADAILLIAATLSRKQIEQFSTFAKELGLDVLCESHNEEELHNSLTETVDLIGINNRNLKTFEVSIDTSKELSKLIPEDFIKVSESGINSVAAIKELQPYGFKGFLIGENFMKTDNPGAAAQDFIKQL comes from the coding sequence ATGGATATACTTGAAAGAATTACAATTGATAAAATAAGAGAGGTAGCTTTGAGAAAAAGTATGATTTCTATTAGTCAACTCGAGGCATCCTCACTATTTGAAAGAGAGACAGTATCTCTTGCCACAGCCATTAAAAACGGTTCTGGAATTATTGCAGAGCACAAAAGAAGATCACCTAGTAAATCGGTAATTAATAATAGTTTGAGCGTACAAGATGTGGCGTTAGGCTATGAAGATGCTGGTGCTAGCGGCATGTCTGTGCTTACAGATGGAAAATACTTTGGTGGATCGCTAGATGATTTGGTTCTAGCCAGAGCGGCGACAAAATTCCCACTCTTACGTAAGGAGTTTATCGTAAATGAATATCAAATTTTAGAAGCTAAAGCTTATGGAGCAGATGCTATTTTGTTGATTGCTGCTACGCTTTCGCGAAAGCAAATAGAACAGTTTTCAACATTTGCCAAAGAGTTAGGACTTGATGTTTTATGTGAATCTCACAATGAAGAAGAGCTACACAACTCCCTCACCGAGACGGTAGACCTCATTGGAATTAACAATAGAAATTTAAAAACTTTTGAAGTAAGTATTGATACTAGTAAGGAGTTAAGCAAACTTATACCAGAAGACTTTATCAAAGTTTCAGAGAGCGGTATCAACTCGGTAGCGGCAATAAAAGAACTGCAGCCTTACGGTTTTAAAGGATTTTTAATAGGAGAAAATTTTATGAAAACTGATAATCCTGGAGCTGCTGCTCAGGATTTTATAAAGCAATTATAA
- a CDS encoding phosphoribosylanthranilate isomerase, which translates to MKFNTKEVAVLQPDYLGFIFYEKSKRNFEDAEIPNLPKSIQKVGVFVDAEYAFAKANILAHNLDIIQLHGSESPLYIEELKNELKLAGKENLQWWKVFGIEDSFDFKKLFPYQKHVDAFLFDTKGKEKGGNGYTFDWSVLEDYNLQTPIVLSGGIGLDQIEGLKKILKTDLPITAIDVNSKFETKPGLKVIDDLKELKKLMDVNL; encoded by the coding sequence ATGAAATTTAATACAAAAGAAGTCGCGGTACTGCAGCCAGACTATCTTGGCTTTATATTTTATGAAAAAAGCAAACGTAATTTTGAGGATGCAGAAATACCAAACCTACCTAAGAGTATTCAAAAAGTAGGTGTTTTTGTAGATGCTGAGTACGCTTTCGCGAAAGCGAACATATTAGCACATAATTTAGATATCATTCAGCTTCATGGATCAGAATCACCCTTATACATTGAAGAATTAAAAAATGAGTTAAAACTAGCTGGCAAAGAAAACTTACAGTGGTGGAAGGTTTTTGGAATTGAGGATAGTTTTGATTTTAAGAAATTATTCCCCTACCAAAAGCATGTGGATGCATTTCTCTTTGACACTAAAGGAAAGGAGAAAGGCGGCAATGGGTATACCTTTGATTGGAGCGTACTAGAAGATTATAATTTGCAAACACCCATCGTTTTAAGCGGTGGTATAGGCTTAGACCAAATAGAAGGTCTAAAAAAGATATTGAAAACAGATTTGCCTATTACCGCAATCGACGTGAATAGCAAATTTGAAACAAAACCTGGTTTAAAAGTTATAGACGATCTAAAAGAATTAAAAAAATTGATGGATGTAAATCTGTAA
- the trpB gene encoding tryptophan synthase subunit beta translates to MNTLEKEKNYQVDEQGYYGDFGGAFIPEMLYPNVEELRSQYIQIMEEPSFQKEFKELLKDYVGRPTPLYFAERFSKKYGAKIYLKREDLCHTGAHKVNNTIGQILMAKRLGKNRIIAETGAGQHGVATATVCALMGLECVVYMGAIDIKRQAPNVARMKMLGATVKSAESGSKTLKDATNEAIRDWINNPVDTHYIIGSVVGPHPYPDMVARFQAVISEETKKQLLEKEGQENPDYVVACVGGGSNAAGLYYHYLNQPEVGIIAVEAAGKGVDSGESAATSALGREGIIHGSKTLLMQTDDGQITEPYSISAGLDYPGVGPMHANLYRSGRGEFISVTDEDAMKAGIELSKLEGIIPAIETSHALAIFETRKFKKDDVIVINLSGRGDKDLNTYIEYFNL, encoded by the coding sequence ATGAATACATTAGAAAAAGAAAAAAATTACCAGGTAGACGAGCAGGGTTATTACGGAGATTTTGGCGGAGCATTCATTCCAGAAATGCTATACCCCAATGTTGAAGAACTACGGTCTCAATATATCCAGATTATGGAAGAGCCCTCTTTCCAAAAGGAGTTTAAAGAGCTTTTAAAAGATTATGTAGGTCGACCTACTCCACTCTATTTTGCTGAACGTTTTAGCAAAAAGTATGGAGCAAAGATCTATTTAAAGAGAGAAGATCTTTGCCATACAGGAGCACATAAGGTAAATAACACAATCGGCCAGATTTTAATGGCAAAACGCCTAGGAAAAAATCGCATTATCGCCGAAACTGGCGCTGGACAGCATGGTGTTGCCACTGCTACCGTTTGTGCATTAATGGGTCTTGAATGTGTGGTCTATATGGGTGCGATAGATATCAAAAGACAAGCGCCTAATGTTGCCCGTATGAAAATGCTGGGTGCTACCGTAAAATCTGCAGAGTCTGGAAGTAAAACACTTAAAGATGCAACAAATGAAGCCATAAGAGACTGGATCAATAATCCTGTTGACACGCATTATATCATCGGTTCGGTAGTGGGACCTCATCCCTATCCAGATATGGTAGCTCGTTTTCAAGCCGTCATCTCTGAAGAGACTAAAAAACAGTTACTAGAGAAAGAAGGCCAAGAAAACCCAGATTATGTGGTAGCTTGTGTAGGTGGCGGGAGTAATGCAGCAGGCTTGTATTATCACTACTTAAACCAACCAGAGGTGGGCATCATCGCTGTAGAAGCAGCTGGAAAAGGCGTCGATTCTGGAGAAAGCGCCGCAACTTCTGCATTAGGAAGAGAGGGGATTATTCATGGGAGTAAAACCTTATTGATGCAAACAGATGACGGGCAAATTACAGAGCCGTATTCTATTTCCGCCGGCTTGGACTATCCAGGCGTGGGTCCAATGCACGCAAACTTGTATCGCTCGGGTCGCGGGGAGTTCATTTCTGTGACAGATGAGGATGCCATGAAGGCTGGAATTGAGCTCAGTAAGTTAGAAGGCATTATTCCTGCTATTGAAACAAGTCATGCGCTAGCAATTTTTGAAACTCGAAAATTCAAAAAAGATGATGTAATAGTGATCAATTTATCTGGCCGTGGGGACAAAGACCTCAACACCTATATCGAATATTTTAATCTTTAA
- the trpA gene encoding tryptophan synthase subunit alpha has translation MNRIQLKLKEDKKLLSLYFTAGYPKIEDTRTILSQLQDSGVDMVEIGLPFSDPLADGPTIQASSTKALQNGMTTEKLFSQLEGVRDEIHIPLIVMGYFNPMLQYGVEKFCKRCQEIGIDGIIMPDLPLAEYENNYKAIFEKYGLLNVFLITPQTSDGRIKAIDNASDGFIYMVSSASTTGGTDGFSNETATYFERIASMNLKNEQVVGFGISDAQSFQDATQYQKGAIIGSAFIKHITAHGASSVSDFVKQIR, from the coding sequence ATGAATCGTATACAATTAAAATTAAAAGAAGATAAGAAATTACTGTCTCTCTATTTTACCGCTGGGTATCCAAAAATTGAAGACACGAGAACTATATTAAGTCAGCTGCAAGATAGCGGTGTAGATATGGTTGAAATTGGACTTCCTTTTTCAGATCCATTGGCAGATGGACCCACCATTCAAGCATCGAGCACTAAAGCGCTGCAAAATGGCATGACTACAGAAAAATTATTTAGTCAATTGGAAGGAGTGAGAGATGAAATCCATATCCCGCTCATTGTAATGGGCTATTTTAATCCTATGTTACAATATGGGGTTGAAAAATTCTGTAAGCGCTGCCAAGAAATTGGAATTGATGGAATTATCATGCCCGACCTCCCACTGGCGGAATATGAAAACAATTACAAAGCCATTTTTGAAAAATATGGTTTACTCAATGTATTTTTAATCACCCCGCAAACAAGTGATGGACGAATTAAGGCTATTGACAATGCAAGTGATGGCTTTATTTACATGGTAAGTAGCGCAAGTACTACCGGAGGAACCGATGGATTTAGCAATGAAACTGCCACTTATTTTGAACGCATTGCAAGCATGAACCTAAAAAACGAGCAAGTTGTAGGTTTTGGAATAAGCGATGCACAATCTTTTCAAGATGCAACACAATATCAAAAAGGAGCTATTATAGGAAGTGCTTTTATTAAACATATAACAGCACATGGAGCAAGTAGTGTGTCAGATTTTGTAAAGCAAATCAGATAA
- the coaD gene encoding pantetheine-phosphate adenylyltransferase: MRRAVFPGSFDPLTLGHYDIIERGLTVFDEIILAIGVNADKKYMFSLEQRTQFLEDAFKNEVKIKVMTYSGLTVDFCKEQDAEFILRGLRNPGDFEFEKAIAHTNRKLSKIETVFLLTSSGKSYISSSIVRDVIRNNGDYTELVPNSVRI, translated from the coding sequence ATGAGAAGAGCTGTTTTTCCAGGATCTTTTGATCCACTTACATTAGGTCACTATGATATTATAGAGAGAGGTCTAACAGTCTTTGATGAAATTATACTGGCTATTGGTGTAAATGCAGACAAGAAGTATATGTTTTCCCTTGAGCAACGTACTCAGTTTTTAGAAGATGCTTTTAAAAATGAAGTGAAGATTAAAGTAATGACGTATTCTGGACTTACAGTAGATTTTTGTAAGGAACAAGATGCTGAGTTTATATTGCGAGGGTTACGCAACCCAGGCGATTTTGAATTTGAAAAGGCGATTGCACATACCAATCGTAAATTATCAAAAATTGAAACCGTATTCTTACTAACCAGCTCAGGTAAAAGTTATATATCGTCTAGTATTGTACGAGATGTAATACGAAATAATGGCGACTATACAGAATTAGTGCCCAATTCGGTAAGAATTTAA
- a CDS encoding D-alanine--D-alanine ligase, with protein MQKKNIAVLMGGYGSEYEISLNSGDTVMSALDSKKYNVYEVHILKEGWFCVVDGYKYDIDKSDFSVGINTEKISFSSCYNTIHGTPGEDGKLQAYLELIGIPQTSCAFYESALTFNKRDTLSVLKPYGVPMAKSVYVNKGDNISMEFKNSLSMQIGYPCFVKPNRAGSSFGVSKVYKEGDLEQAIDLAFKEDSEVLIESFLSGTEVSVGVYNFGDGIKVLPVCEIVPDGDFFSLDAKYSGKSQEIVPARISQVQTDEVQQLTSAIYDLLNLKGIARIDFIFHEGKPHFVEVNTNPGLSKESIIPRQFKAAGIALSDAFDKAIQFSIKKI; from the coding sequence GTGCAGAAAAAAAATATAGCAGTTTTAATGGGCGGCTATGGTAGTGAGTATGAGATCTCATTAAATAGCGGGGACACGGTAATGAGTGCACTAGACTCTAAGAAGTACAATGTCTATGAAGTTCATATATTGAAAGAGGGTTGGTTTTGTGTGGTAGACGGTTATAAATATGATATAGATAAGAGCGACTTTAGCGTTGGCATAAATACTGAAAAAATTTCTTTTTCATCTTGTTATAATACCATACACGGCACACCTGGTGAGGATGGAAAGTTACAAGCATACTTAGAACTTATTGGAATACCACAAACAAGTTGTGCCTTTTACGAAAGTGCATTGACGTTTAATAAGAGAGATACGCTAAGTGTTTTAAAGCCCTACGGTGTACCTATGGCAAAATCTGTGTATGTTAATAAAGGTGACAACATATCTATGGAGTTTAAGAACAGTCTTTCTATGCAAATAGGGTACCCTTGTTTTGTTAAGCCTAATAGAGCTGGGTCGAGCTTTGGGGTGAGTAAGGTTTATAAAGAAGGAGATTTAGAACAAGCTATTGATCTGGCATTTAAAGAAGACTCTGAAGTATTGATAGAATCATTTTTAAGTGGAACAGAAGTTTCTGTAGGAGTTTACAATTTTGGAGATGGAATTAAGGTATTGCCTGTTTGTGAAATTGTGCCTGATGGAGATTTTTTTAGTTTAGATGCTAAGTACTCCGGTAAATCACAAGAAATTGTTCCAGCTAGAATAAGTCAAGTTCAAACCGATGAGGTACAGCAATTAACATCTGCTATTTATGATTTGCTTAATCTTAAAGGGATTGCCAGAATAGACTTTATCTTTCATGAAGGAAAACCTCATTTTGTAGAAGTTAATACCAATCCAGGTTTATCAAAGGAAAGTATCATCCCTAGACAATTTAAAGCTGCAGGCATAGCATTGTCAGATGCTTTTGATAAAGCTATTCAATTTTCTATAAAAAAAATTTAA
- a CDS encoding PASTA domain-containing protein encodes MSFFKFLVSKTFLVQVVLAIVIFVSLIFFTKWWLNSTTNHNERIAVPNVKGMTLDLVEQELQNAKLRYYIIDSANYNPDYPRYSVIDQEPNADKFVKENRQIYLVLNPSGYQKMTIPSVIGKTRRQAEPQLKAMGFEIGAITYVDWIGKDEVRDLRHKGRKVKAGDRLEKTSVIDLVLGNGKGDYRDAISGDN; translated from the coding sequence ATGAGTTTTTTTAAATTCTTAGTAAGTAAAACATTTTTAGTGCAAGTTGTTCTTGCCATCGTGATTTTTGTAAGTCTCATTTTTTTTACAAAATGGTGGTTGAATAGTACGACTAATCATAATGAGCGTATTGCCGTTCCTAATGTAAAAGGGATGACTTTAGATCTGGTAGAACAAGAGTTGCAAAATGCAAAACTGCGTTATTATATTATTGACAGTGCTAATTATAATCCTGACTATCCTAGATATTCTGTAATTGATCAAGAACCTAATGCAGATAAGTTTGTCAAAGAAAACCGACAGATTTACCTAGTGCTCAATCCTTCAGGTTATCAGAAAATGACAATCCCGTCAGTAATTGGGAAGACTCGTAGACAAGCAGAACCTCAGCTTAAGGCGATGGGCTTCGAGATAGGGGCTATAACATATGTAGATTGGATTGGAAAAGATGAAGTACGTGATTTACGCCATAAGGGACGCAAAGTCAAAGCTGGTGATAGATTAGAGAAAACTTCTGTGATAGATCTTGTGTTAGGTAATGGCAAGGGAGATTA